The genomic segment atctatctatatctgtctatctatctatctatcaatctatatctgtctatctatctatctatcaatctatatctgtccatctttaATTAATCGAttcatctatatccatctatctgttcattcattcatcgatctatctatatctgtctatctatatctctatcgatctatctatatctgtctatctatctatctatcaatctatatctgtctatctatctatcaatctatatctgtctatctatctatcgatctatctatatctgtccatctatctgtctatctatctatcgatctatctatatctgtctatctatctatcgatctatctatatttgtccatctatctgtccatctatctatcgatctatctatatctgtttatctatctatcgatctatctatatctgtctatctatttatctatcgatctatctatatctgtctatctatctatatctatctatctatatatgaggaACAGATAAACGaggcttatcgggaacagcatCTTTATCTAATCCATACGTTTCGGGTGTAAAGTTCGCCAACCGTTATCAATGATTAGCTGCAATAACAACACAACATATAACTAAGAAGGTTTACAGCATCATGATACATTATTGAATGAAATCGTACATTAGGAAGAAGTAAAATATATGAAGTATAGttataaaatatacaaagaatGACACGAACGCACCTATtaaatttctgtttatatttggTAATATAATCTCTagaacatttcacacacacacacacacatatatatatatatataagcgatgCTACCATATAGGGACTCGAACCTCATATATTGCATATGGCAGGCATATGCTGAATACGAACACTATATACCTGGGCTACGTGATCCACTAAAAggtgtgtgcaactaggagcaaACTAACTTCCATGGACATAACCTATCTACTCTgtaaggatagtgaagttttacaAACActcccatatatttatatatgtctctctctctctctctctctctctctatatatatatatatatatatatatatatatatatatatatatatatatacatactataggatatatatatatacatatatgtgtgtcatgtatgtgtgtgtgtgaagtgtgaataccacacacacatcagGACCTGAACCCCTCACTCCCAATAACCATAGCATCTAAATAATTACATAACCTGCCATGCGATCCACTAAAAGTGAGTAACTAGGAGCAAACTAACTTTACAGACACACTTCATATACTCAGTAAGgtagtgtttacacacacacctgctatctgtgtgcgtgtgtgtgtgtgtgtgtgtgtgtgtgtgtgtgcgtgtgtgtaaacggCATCGTTCCACACAACTGTCCCCGGCTGACACAAAAGCTGTACCTCTCCATCATTAGAGGAATCAGCTGCTTTTTGCACCTTCCACACCCGAGTATGGTTGACCCAAGGTGAATGACTTCTGGGTGCCCTACAAATCCCCCTCGAGCACGTCTTGCgcatcccccccctctttccataCCCGGATGAACCACGCAGTCCAgcgagccgccgcataaaaggacacttTTCGTcaggcagagggagacagaggcagaggcagacgaAGACACTGGGTCAAGCTCTCCATCCCCACGTCCTCGACCCTGGGGATACGGGAGGGCTCCTGGGGCTTCACATCCACCTTCCATGATAGACCCACAACTCAAGACCCTTTTCATTCACCTTCACGAAGGCCACCCTCTCTCATTCATATCTGGGGGTGGTCTTACGTTGATATCTGATGGCAGCGGTGATTACAACCTctcgttgacaatatatatatatatatatatatatatatatatgtatatatataaacacacacacatacacacacacacacacacacacacacacacacacacacacacacacacacacacacacacacatatatatatatatatatatatatatatatatatatatatatatatatatatatgtatgtatatgtatatatatatgcacacgttcatagaaacacacatatacgttgCAAAGGAAAACAGTGAAAAGCGAGGACCGATTGTGGAGTCTCCTGAgaatatatttgaaaaaagaacCATTTTTTACGTTTATTAGATATGCATTTCAAATTCATATTTACCAGCGGCCTTTTTCACTGATatttgcataaacacatacatagatacatgcatatggattccagtaaacatgcatacatgttgataagttaaaaagaaaaagaaagaggaaaagaaaagtaaaagaaagaggaaaagaaaagaaaaagaaagaggaaaagaagaaaaaaaagaaagaggaaaagaaaagagaaaggtctTCACACATATCcgtgtacacatgtgcgtgtctgtgtctacatgcatgtgtgtgtatcttctctGGGTTAAGACTAAAGAACGATTTTGCTCGGAGGGAAAAGAACAAGATGGAGTTGCCAGATACCACCAGGAAAATTTAGAAGACGGTTATTGGGAATaagttgatgataacgatgaagaatataaaaagaaggaagagagagagagagaaaaaagatagggagacgagagataatgaaaagattggctaggaaaaaaaaaaactgtgatgataatgaggaggaggaagatgacgaagaaggagagaagaaagaaaaaaagaaaaataaaagaaagtgaacACCTGATCACATTTCTCGTTTGCTCACTTTTTTTTAAACTCCAAGTGAAAAATACACAGAAGGAATCTTTTCAGAGGACGCGCACGTAAAAGCTTTTTAGAATAtgcaaagaaagataagaaaagaaaagaaaaaaaacttgattaGCATTCTGCCTTttcatttatcactttttttttttttttttttttttttagataattcatatcttttcttaAAACGtctgttatcatcttttttttttcttcaagtctatttttctatccatgCATCTATCCATGCATATGtagcatatccatctatctactttaaCTCTATAATTTACTGCCTGGAAATCCACATCTATTCTTtcagtttgtctatctacttattttcacatcttttcctccatctatCCAATTATTTACTCACTTTTCTACATCTAtgggaaataataacaaaaaatgaagtAATGCATTTTTAAATTATTTCCCTTTCTAAAATTCGCTGATGAGTCTCACTATCAATATTTCCTCATTATGGTAATCAGATTAACATCAACAATCAAGAATCTCTTATAACGAAGATGATTCAGCtgatgatgaaaagaaacatcaatgtatacatacatatattttccgcttaaatctataaatctatatttgcATTTTTGTACCTCCCTATTTGCATCTGTCTCACTATCAATATTTCCTCATTATGATAATCAAGTTAATATCAACAATCAGGAGTCTCTCCTATAACGAAGAGGATTTACTAAACTTCACCGAGTCAAAatgataaggtaaaaaaaaaaaaaaaaaaaaaatatatatatatatatatatatatatatatatatatatatatatatatatatatatatacatacatatattttccgcTATAAATCTATATTTGCATCTGTGTACCTCCCAACCTATCTATAAAtatcattccatctatctatccattatctacctacctgtctatctataaatatcattccgtctatctatccattatctacctacctgtctatctataaatatcactccatctatccattatttatctatctgcttagcTATAAATAtaattccatctatctatccattatctacctacctgtctatctataaacatcattacatctatctatctattatctacctacctgtctatttataaacatcattccatctatctatctattatctacctaATCTTGCTCATATAAATATTATCTTTGTCGGAATTATCCATTATCTAACTCTACCTGttcatctatccatcatctatctacctgCTCATTCATCTATTATCTACCTAattgtctatctataaatataatttcatctatctatccattatctacctacctgtcaatctatatatattattccatCTATCTGCCTAGCTATAGACCTAGATATGTACCTATCTATGTCGTTCATTCCATCCATTATTCACCTACCTGCCATCCATAAATTTCATATGTTTAATTGGCAATCAAGAGGAAATAATCCGTCTATACTGATTCACTGTCTCTATATATGCGAAACAGTAGTAGCTGAATCTACCCAAATATGGAGTAACATTATTCCATCTATTTGATCCATTATTCACTCAATTAATGCTCTTCCCTTACTATTCacctaatctgtctatctatccacattcACTCTACCAGTTCATCTATCcattatctacctacctgtctatctatccattatctacctacctgtctatctatccattgacTTCAATTACATCCTGTCAAATTCCATAAATATTCTCGCACTATCAGCCTTTCATACATACCTCATACATACATCAAGGGGCCATTCTTATGGTTAGTAAATGGTAACAGCGAGTCACTGAAGAAAAAATGCATGTGATAGTAGAAATGAGTGagctaaatgaaataataaaattcaGAGTAACAAGTACAATCATCAGATTTTTTATCACGATTTTCCTTTTACTACTGactgtatatgaaatataatagtgtgtgtgtgtgtgctgtgtgtgtgtgtgtgtgtgtgtgtgtgtgtgtgtgtgtgtgagagtaaaagagagagagacagagagagagagagagagagggagtgagtgagtgagtgagtgagtgagtgagtgagtgagtgagtgagtgagtgagtgagtgagagagagagacagacagacagacagagagtgagagagagagagagagagagagagagagagagagagagagattgagagattgagagagagagagagcagagagagagagagagagaggagagagagagagggagggagagagagagagaggagagagagagagagagagagagagagagagagagagagagagagagagagagagagagagagagagagagagagtagagagagagagagagagagagagggagggggtgagagataggtagatagatagataaagagagagagaggggggatagacagatagtgagatagataaataaagagagagagagagcgagggagggggagacagatagatagataaataaatatatatatatatatagaggggatagatagaaagacagatagatagagaaagagagagcctaaAAAGAATACTATATGCAGTTGTTGTCGACCTTCTATATGCTAATATGATGAACCTCTTAGTAAATATGTTTCTCAGAGTCCTCGTTATATTTGCGAGTTAAATGAGATCATTATGGTGATTTATGCATGAGGTTAAATAGgcggatggaagagagagagagagagagagagagagagagagagagagagagagagagagagagagagagagagagagaaagagagaagagagagagagagagagagagatgaaagagagagaggagatagagagagagaaacaaagagagagagagagagagagagagagagagtagagagagagagagagagagagagagagatagagagagagagagaagagagagatagagatagatagatagataaatagagagatatagatagatagagagagagagagagagagagagagagagagatagagagatagagatagatagagagagagagagagagaaagatagagagagagagagagagatagaaagatagatagagagatagatagacagatagatagaaagatagagagagggagagagagagagagagagagagaaagagaaagagagagagagagagagagagagagagaaaggggagaatagaattgatagaaagagagagagaggggggatagatagatagtaagatgaataaataaagagagagagagagagcgaggggaggggagatagatatatagataaatatatatatatatatatatatatatatatatatatatatatatatatatgtgtatatatagagagagagagagagagagagagagagagagagagagagagagagaggggatagaccaggcagacagatagatagatagagagagagcctaAAAAGAATGCTATATGCAGTTGTTGTCGACCTTCTATATGCTAATATGATGAACCTCTTAGTAAATATGTTTCTCAGAGTCCTCGTTATATTTGCGAGTTAAACGAGATCATTATGGTGATTTATGCATGAGGTTAAATAGgcggatggaagagagggagagagagagaaagagagagagacagagagagagagagcagagacatagaaagagagagagagagagagagagagagagagagaggggggggggtagagagattgagagaacagataaagagagagagagagagagagagagaaaggggagagatgaatataataaagagagagagagagagagagagagagagagagagagagagagagagaaagagagagagagagagagagagatatatatatatatatatatatatatatatatatatatagagagtaggtagagagagaaagagagaaagagagagagagagagaaagagaaagagaaagaaaaagagggagagagaaagaaagaaagagccagaaagagagagaaatagaaaaaagagagagaacgaaagtgagagagatagatcaatcgatagataaagagagaaagagagagacagaaatggacgGACAGACGACCAACAGAAAAAATAGGGGAAGCCTTTATGCGTGACCCTCTTATTCGTCCGAAGAAATTAACATCACATAAAATCAATCACGAGCCTCCATACAAAGCCAGATTTAGGCGGAATAATTTTAAATTGCCTTCAGCCATCACTTTAAcgacccctttttcccttttagaTTTTCTCTGCAATTACAATGAGAaactaggagggagagagggagagagggagggagggagagagggagggaaggagggaggaagagggaaggagggaggaagagggaaggagggagagaggaagggagggaggggggaagagggagggaggaagagggagggaggaagagggagggagggaggaaaagggaggaagagggagagagagggagggagagagagagggagagggagagggagagagagagagggagagagagagggagggagagagacagagagagagagagagagacagagagagagagagagagagagagataaagagagagagagagagagagatgaaaaacagcaaagagagagagaaaataagagagagagagagatagataaatagagagagagagagagagagagagagagagagaataaagaaagagagtgaaagcaacagagatagacagacagacagagagagagaaaaaaagagagagaagatagaagaggaaagacagaaggaagctcaaacgcacacagacaaaagcaaacAACGCCAAGAGAAACGGACAAGCAAGCAGTTCAAAATTTGAACAAGGGCACTAAACCTTCCCTTAAAGCTGGCCGTAATTCCTCGGGCCAGacgcctcgcccgcccgcccgccgccctcgtcGTCAGCTGCCCGCCCGCTCAATCGTCAGCGCCGCCCCCGAGCCGTCAGCGCCGCCCGTCACCGTcagcgccgcccgccgcccgaaaGCGCCGCCCTCGTCGTCAGCGCCGCTCTCGTCGTCAGCGCCGCCCTCGTCGTCAGCGCCGCCCTCGTCGTCAGCGCCGCCCTCGTCGTCAGCGCCGCCCTCGTCGTCAGCGCCGCCCTCGTCGTCAGCGCCGCCCTCGTCGTCAGCGCCGCCCTCGTCGTCAGCGCCGCCCTCGTCGTCAGCGCCGCCCTCGTCGTCAGCGCCGCCCTCGTCGTCagcgccgccctcgcccgcccgcccgccgccctcgcccgcccgcccgccgccctcgtcGTCAGCGCCGCCCTCGTCGTCAGCGCCGCCCTCGTCGTCAGCGCCGCCCTCGTCGTCAGCGCCGCCCTCGTCGTCAGCGCCGCCTTCGTCGTCAGCGCCCCCCTCGTCGTCAGCGCCGCCGCCCGAGAATCGGCGCTGCGCTTCTCGTGAGGCCTCTCCTGCTGGGGGCACGAAGTCCTGCTCGCTGGcggtactatgtatatatatatacatatatatatatatatatatatatatatatatatatatatatatatatatatatatatatataatatatatatgtatatatatatatatatatatatatatatatatatgaatatatatatatatatatatatatatatatatatatatatatatatatatatatatatatatttatttatttatttatctatctatttatttatttattttttattttttatttttttttaaaggtaattttctatattaccttcgccattccgatatcgacgattcgttggattcctctcactctgtacaatccaaatatgtaggttttattgcttggaccccccccccccccgttagcggcaaacttggccccgatagcaggggcgacgatgtcggagcggcggacgtaatatagaaaattaccctaataatataacccacagtgaaaataaccatggttattcacatgactttccatatatatatatatatatatatatatatatatatatatatatatatatatatatatatatatatatatatatatacataca from the Penaeus vannamei isolate JL-2024 chromosome 1, ASM4276789v1, whole genome shotgun sequence genome contains:
- the LOC138863005 gene encoding paraneoplastic antigen Ma6E-like; its protein translation is MSWNRERNIAWFADAISGEASREAQRRFSGGGADDEGGADDEGGADDEGGADDEGGADDEGGADDEGGADDEGGGRAGEGGGRAGEGGADDEGGADDEGGADDEGGADDEGGADDEGGADDEGGADDEGGADDEGGADDEGGADDEGGADDESGADDEGGAFGRRAALTVTGGADGSGAALTIERAGS